The proteins below are encoded in one region of Castor canadensis chromosome 6, mCasCan1.hap1v2, whole genome shotgun sequence:
- the Ckmt2 gene encoding creatine kinase S-type, mitochondrial isoform X2 has protein sequence MASIFSKLLTGRNASLLFATMGTSALTTGYLLNRQKVCAEAREQHKLFPPSADYPDLRKHNNCMAECLTPTIYAKLRNKVTPNGYTLDQCIQTGVDNPGHPFIKTVGMVAGDEESYEVFADLFDPVIKLRHNGYDPRVMKHTTDLDASKITQGMFDERYVLSSRVRTGRSIRGLSLPPACSRAERREVEIVAITALEGLKGDLAGRYYKLSEMTEKDQQQLIDDHFLFDKPVSPLLTCAGMARDWPDARGIWHNFDKTFLIWINEEDHTRVISMEKGGNMKRVFERFCRGLKEVERLIQERGWEFMWNERLGYILTCPSNLGTGLRAGVHVRIPKLSKDPRFSKILENLRLQKRGTGGVDTAAVADVYDISNIDRIGRSEVELVQIVIDGVNYLVDCEKKLERGQDIKVPPPLPQFVRK, from the exons ATGGCCAGTATCTTCTCTAAGTTGCTAACTGGCCGCAATGCATCTCTCCTATTTGCTACTATGGGCACCAGTGCCCTGACCACTGGCTACCTGCTGAATAGGCAGAAGGTGTGCGCTGAGGCCCGGGAGCAGCACAAGCTGTTTCCCCCAAG CGCAGACTATCCTGACCTGCGCAAGCACAACAACTGTATGGCTGAGTGCCTCACCCCCACCATCTATGCCAAGCTACGCAACAAGGTGACGCCAAACGGCTACACCCTGGACCAGTGCATCCAGACTGGAGTGGACAACCCTGGCCACCCCTTCATAAAGACTGTGGGCATGGTGGCTGGGGATGAGGAGTCCTATGAG GTGTTTGCTGACCTTTTTGACCCTGTCATCAAACTAAGGCACAATGGCTATGACCCTAGGGTGATGAAGCACACCACGGATCTGGATGCATCCAAG ATCACCCAGGGGATGTTTGACGAGCGCTACGTGCTATCTTCTCGAGTGCGCACGGGCCGCAGCATCCGAGGGCTGAGCCTGCCACCTGCCTGCTCCCGGGCCGAGCGAAGGGAGGTAGAGATTGTGGCCATCACCGCCCTGGAGGGCCTCAAGGGAGACCTGGCCGGTCGCTACTACAAGCTGTCGGAGATGACTGAGAAGGACCAGCAGCAGCTCATTGAT GACCACTTTCTGTTTGATAAGCCAGTGTCCCCTTTACTAACATGTGCTGGGATGGCCCGGGACTGGCCAGATGCCAGGGGAATCTG GCATAATTTTGACAAGACATTTCTCATCTGGATAAATGAGGAAGACCACACCAGGGtgatctcaatggaaaaaggaggaaatatgAAGCGAGTGTTTGAACGATTCTGTCGTGGACTAAAAGAA GTAGAGCGGTTAATCCAAGAGCGAGGCTGGGAGTTCATGTGGAATGAGCGCCTAGGTTACATTCTGACCTGCCCTTCGAACCTTGGAACCGGATTACGAGCTGGTGTCCACGTTAGAATCCCAAAACTCAGCAAG GATCCCCGCTTTTCTAAAATCCTGGAGAATCTGAGACTCCAGAAGCGTGGCACAGGTGGTGTGGACACTGCAGCTGTGGCGGATGTATACGATATTTCCAACATAGATCGGATTGGTAGATCAGAG GTTGAGCTTGTTCAGATAGTCATTGATGGAGTCAACTACCTGGTGGATTGTGAAAAGAAGCTGGAGAGAGGTCAAGACATTAAAGTGCCACCGCCTCTGCCTCAGTTTGTCAGGAAGTGA
- the Ckmt2 gene encoding creatine kinase S-type, mitochondrial isoform X1, with protein METSSRLGPSSSGYTSWLCAGSRTWLTPPASRHSPKKKMASIFSKLLTGRNASLLFATMGTSALTTGYLLNRQKVCAEAREQHKLFPPSADYPDLRKHNNCMAECLTPTIYAKLRNKVTPNGYTLDQCIQTGVDNPGHPFIKTVGMVAGDEESYEVFADLFDPVIKLRHNGYDPRVMKHTTDLDASKITQGMFDERYVLSSRVRTGRSIRGLSLPPACSRAERREVEIVAITALEGLKGDLAGRYYKLSEMTEKDQQQLIDDHFLFDKPVSPLLTCAGMARDWPDARGIWHNFDKTFLIWINEEDHTRVISMEKGGNMKRVFERFCRGLKEVERLIQERGWEFMWNERLGYILTCPSNLGTGLRAGVHVRIPKLSKDPRFSKILENLRLQKRGTGGVDTAAVADVYDISNIDRIGRSEVELVQIVIDGVNYLVDCEKKLERGQDIKVPPPLPQFVRK; from the exons ATGGAAACCTCTTCAAGGCTGGGCCCTTCCAGCTCTGGTTACACTTCTTGGCTGTGTGCAGGCAGCAGGACGTGGTTGACTCCTCCAGCTTCAAG ACACTCACCCAAGAAGAAGATGGCCAGTATCTTCTCTAAGTTGCTAACTGGCCGCAATGCATCTCTCCTATTTGCTACTATGGGCACCAGTGCCCTGACCACTGGCTACCTGCTGAATAGGCAGAAGGTGTGCGCTGAGGCCCGGGAGCAGCACAAGCTGTTTCCCCCAAG CGCAGACTATCCTGACCTGCGCAAGCACAACAACTGTATGGCTGAGTGCCTCACCCCCACCATCTATGCCAAGCTACGCAACAAGGTGACGCCAAACGGCTACACCCTGGACCAGTGCATCCAGACTGGAGTGGACAACCCTGGCCACCCCTTCATAAAGACTGTGGGCATGGTGGCTGGGGATGAGGAGTCCTATGAG GTGTTTGCTGACCTTTTTGACCCTGTCATCAAACTAAGGCACAATGGCTATGACCCTAGGGTGATGAAGCACACCACGGATCTGGATGCATCCAAG ATCACCCAGGGGATGTTTGACGAGCGCTACGTGCTATCTTCTCGAGTGCGCACGGGCCGCAGCATCCGAGGGCTGAGCCTGCCACCTGCCTGCTCCCGGGCCGAGCGAAGGGAGGTAGAGATTGTGGCCATCACCGCCCTGGAGGGCCTCAAGGGAGACCTGGCCGGTCGCTACTACAAGCTGTCGGAGATGACTGAGAAGGACCAGCAGCAGCTCATTGAT GACCACTTTCTGTTTGATAAGCCAGTGTCCCCTTTACTAACATGTGCTGGGATGGCCCGGGACTGGCCAGATGCCAGGGGAATCTG GCATAATTTTGACAAGACATTTCTCATCTGGATAAATGAGGAAGACCACACCAGGGtgatctcaatggaaaaaggaggaaatatgAAGCGAGTGTTTGAACGATTCTGTCGTGGACTAAAAGAA GTAGAGCGGTTAATCCAAGAGCGAGGCTGGGAGTTCATGTGGAATGAGCGCCTAGGTTACATTCTGACCTGCCCTTCGAACCTTGGAACCGGATTACGAGCTGGTGTCCACGTTAGAATCCCAAAACTCAGCAAG GATCCCCGCTTTTCTAAAATCCTGGAGAATCTGAGACTCCAGAAGCGTGGCACAGGTGGTGTGGACACTGCAGCTGTGGCGGATGTATACGATATTTCCAACATAGATCGGATTGGTAGATCAGAG GTTGAGCTTGTTCAGATAGTCATTGATGGAGTCAACTACCTGGTGGATTGTGAAAAGAAGCTGGAGAGAGGTCAAGACATTAAAGTGCCACCGCCTCTGCCTCAGTTTGTCAGGAAGTGA